Proteins from a genomic interval of Quercus lobata isolate SW786 chromosome 11, ValleyOak3.0 Primary Assembly, whole genome shotgun sequence:
- the LOC115966756 gene encoding uncharacterized protein LOC115966756, protein MKRYLEEVKYRISDLEVKFIQISREENECADHLAKAALAEFMLVPEQVLSFVQLSSLINDGISMQEVDSECNWTTPLIFYLKTGVLPDEKGAARKLKVQASRYGIPRVLVSDNGKQFDNSAFRDFCSELGIKNHYLSPAHPQENGQVEVTNWSLLKIIKTQLKGAKEVGLTSYRVESYSEDRNKEAMRLQLDLVDEVRAVAEQRLALYQNLMAKHYNTTVGHRDFQVDDLVLRKVMGVARDPSQGKLGPNWEGPYRIASWQRKGTYHLETMDGQKLQHPWNTEHLQKYYQ, encoded by the exons ATGAAGAGGTATTTAGAAGAAGTAAAATACCGAATCAGCGACCTCGAAGTCAAATTCATTCAAATCTCAAGGGAAGAAAACGAATGTGCCGATCATCTAGCAAAAGCTGCATTAGCTGAGTTTATGCTTGTCCCCGAACAGGTATTATCATTCGTTCAACTCTCCTCACTTATCAATGACGGAATAAGTATGCAGGAAGTAGACTCTGAATGCAATTGGACTACGCCATTAATATTCTACCTAAAAACTGGTGTGTTACCGGACGAGAAGGGCGCCGCAAGAAAGTTGAAGGTCCAGGCATCACG GTACGGGATACCCAGAGTACTGGTCTCTGACAATGGTAAGCAATTCGACAACAGCGCATTCAGAGACTTCTGTTCAGAgctagggatcaagaatcactacttGTCTCCTGCACACCCACAGGAAAATGGGCAAGTCGAAGTCACGAACTGGTCCTTGCTCAAGATAATCAAGACACAGCttaagggggcaaagg AAGTGGGGCTCACAAGCTACCGGGTGGAGAGCTACAGTGAAGATAGGAACAAAGAGGCCATGCGCCTCCAGCTCGACCTAGTGGACGAAGTCAGAGCGGTAGCAGAGCAACGGTTAGCGCTTTATCAGAATCTCATGGCAAAACACTACAACACCACAGTGGGGCATAGGGACTTCCAGGTCGATGATCTTGTACTACGGAAAGTAATGGGTGTCGCTAGAGATCCTTCGCAAGGAAAGCttggccccaactgggaaggaccctacaggatCGCATCATGGCAAAGGAAGGGGACCTACCACCTCGAGACAATGGACGGACAAAAGTTGCAGCACCCTTGGAACACGGAGCATCTAcagaaatactaccagtag
- the LOC115966753 gene encoding G-type lectin S-receptor-like serine/threonine-protein kinase SD1-13: CDNQKQVQELPLFNFEMLVNATSNFHLSNKLGQGGFGPVYRGKMSDRQEIAVKRLSRTSAQGLEEFMNEVVVISKLQHRNLVRLLGCCVEGEERMLLYEYMPNKSLDAFLFDPHKERLLDWKKRFNIIEGIGRGLLYLHRDSRLRIIHRDLKASNILLDKELNPKISDFGMARIFGSNEDQANTNRVVGTYGYMSPEYAMEGRFSEKSDVFSFGVLLLEIVSGRRNSSFYNDEQSQSLLGLAWKLWNTNNAIALIDVMIYEPCFEIEILRCIQVGLLCVQEFAQDRPTVSDVVSMLKSEIVHPPLPMKPAFIERQIASDTDSSQRSQTECSVNNVTVTMVQGR; the protein is encoded by the exons tgtgACAACCAGAAACAAGTCCAGGAGCTCCCACTATTCAATTTTGAGATGCTGGTGAACGCAACAAGCAACTTTCATCTATCTAACAAGCTTGGTCAAGGTGGATTTGGTCCCGTATACAGG ggaAAAATGTCAGATAGACAAGAAATTGCAGTAAAAAGACTTTCCAGAACCTCTGCACAGGGGTTAGAAGAATTTATGAATGAGGTGGTGGTAATTTCTAAACTCCAACACCGGAATCTTGTTAGGCTCCTTGGCTGCTGTGTTGAAGGAGAAGAGAGGATGTTGTTATATGAATACATGCCAAACAAAAGTCTGGATGCATTTCTCTTCG atCCACACAAAGAAAGACTGCTAGATTGGAAAAAACGCTTCAACATTATTGAAGGAATTGGCCGAGGTCTACTCTACCTTCATAGGGATTCTAGATTACGGATTATTCATAGAGATCTAAAGGCAAGTAACATATTGTTAGATAAAGAgctaaatccaaaaatatcagattttggTATGGCCAGGATTTTTGGAAGTAATGAAGACCAAGCCAATACTAATAGGGTCGTCGGAACTTA TGGCTATATGTCTCCTGAATATGCAATGGAAGGCCGATTTTCAGAGAAATCAGATGTCTTTAGCTTTGGAGTGTTGTTACTAGAGATAGTTAGTGGAAGAAGAAACAGTAGCTTTTATAATGATGAGCAGTCCCAAAGCCTTTTAGGACTT GCATGGAAATTGTGGAACACAAACAACGCTATAGCATTAATAGACGTGATGATATATGAGCCCTGCTTTGAAATAGAGATTTTAAGATGCATACAAGTTGGACTGTTGTGTGTGCAAGAATTTGCTCAAGATCGGCCAACAGTATCTGATGTTGTTTCCATGCTTAAAAGTGAGATTGTTCATCCGCCTCTTCCAATGAAACCAGCCTTCATTGAAAGGCAGATTGCATCAGATACAGATTCCTCTCAACGCAGCCAAACAGAATGCTCTGTTAACAATGTTACTGTTACAATGGTTCAAGGTCGATAG
- the LOC115968191 gene encoding reticulon-like protein B11 yields MVESNPPRRLNVHQALGGGSVADVILWKKWYGGVVVLMSTSTLWFLFERAGYNLVSFVANVLFLLVVILFFWAKSASLLNRPLPPIPDLEISDESVVKAADAMQIWINSALSIAHDIALGRNLKLFLKVAVGLWVISYIGSLINFLTLVYIGVILSLSVPVVYDKFQDHIDEKLCIIHRILQAQYRKIDDNILKKIPFPSNKQKKIQ; encoded by the exons ATGGTAGAATCCAATCCTCCTCGTCGCTTAAACGTTCATCAAGCTCTTGGCGGTGGCTcag TTGCCGATGTGATACTATGGAAGAAATGGTACGGTGGGGTTGTGGTGTTAATGTCAACGTCGACCTTGTGGTTCCTCTTCGAACGAGCTGGCTATAACCTTGTCTCCTTTGTGGCTAatgttcttttccttcttgttgTCATTCTCTTTTTCTGGGCCAAATCTGCTTCTCTTCTCAATAG GCCTCTGCCTCCCATTCCTGATCTGGAAATTTCTGATGAGTCTGTTGTGAAGGCTGCTGATGCAATGCAAATATGGATCAACTCAGCATTGTCAATTGCGCATGACATTGCACTTGGGcgaaatttgaaacttttccTTAAG GTTGCTGTTGGTTTGTGGGTTATATCTTATATTGGTAGCCTCATCAACTTCCTCACTCTGGTCTATATTG GGGTTATTCTTAGTCTTTCAGTTCCTGTAGTGTATGACAAATTCCAGGACCACATTGATGAGAAGCTGTGCATAATTCATAGAATTTTACAGGCACAGTACAGGAAAATTGATGATAACATTCTAAAAAAGATTCCTTTTCCTTCAAACAAGCAAAAGAAGATACAGTAG
- the LOC115966754 gene encoding uncharacterized protein LOC115966754, which produces MDSAPPPIIAEMQAMKEQMEVMMNALKGRVSNDLDDLVNRIDSPFTTFINSFPLPQKFCMPQIKSYDRVKDPLDHLETFKTIMHLQGVPDEIMCRAFPMTLKGPTRVWFSRLTLSSINTFKELSAQFTSHFIGGHRYKRSTACLMSIKQREDETLRSYITRFNKEALSIDKTDDKILIAAFTNGLRKGKFLFFLYKNDPKTMTDVLYRATKYMNAEDALLAHEEKPKKRERQEDTRQDRGRKVARTGDQRDERHPRPPTGKFTNFTPLTAPIDQVLMQIKDEEALTFPGKLKGDPNKRSRDKYCRFHRDHGHDTANCYHLKQRIEALIRQGKLQRFVSKERTNSP; this is translated from the coding sequence ATGGATTCGGCCCCTCCACCTATTATCgcagagatgcaggcgatgaaggagcagatggagGTCATGATGAATGCCCTCAAGGGACGAGTGTCTAATGATCTTGACGACCTGGTAAACAGAATTGACTCACCATTCACTACCTTCATCAACTCATTCCCCCTGCCCCAGAAATTCTGCATGCCCCAGATCAAAAGCTACGACAGGGTCAAGGACCCCCTCGATCATCTAGAGACTTTCAAGACCataatgcaccttcaaggggtaccagacgagatcatgtgtagggcaTTTCCGATGACGCTGAAGGGCCCTACGAGGGTTTGGTTCAGTAGATTGACACTAAGCTCCATCAATACTTTCAAAGAGTTGAGCGCCCAATTTACCTCGCACTTCATTGGGGGACATAGGTACAAAAGGTCCACCGCGTGCTTAATGAGCATCAAGCAGCGAGAAGACGAGACGCTGCGGTCCTACATAACTCGTTTCAACAAGGAAGCCCTTTCAATTGACAAAACTGACGATAAGATACTCATAGCTGCATTCACTAACGGGCTAcggaagggtaagtttttgttttttttatacaagaatGACCCAAAGACCATGACGGACGTACTCTACAGAGCCACCAAatacatgaatgcagaagatgcattGCTAGCCCACGAAGAAAAACCTAAGAAGAGGGAGAGACAGGAGGACACACGACAGGATAGGGGGCGAAAGGTTGCTAGAACCGGAGATCAACGAGATGAAAGGCACCCTAGACCCCCCACTGGAAAGTTCACCAATTTCACCCCATTAACCGCCCCGATAGATCAAGTCTTGATGCAGATCAAAGATGAAGAAGCACTGACGTTCCCTGGTAAACTAAAGGGAGATCCCAACAAGAGGTCAAGGGATAAGTATTGTCGCTTTCACCGAGACCACGGGCACGACACAGCCAACTGCTACCACCTGAAACAGCGGATTGAGGCCCTTATTAGACAAGGGAAGCTACAGAGGTTCGTCAGCAAGGAAAGAACCAATTCGCCATAG